The proteins below are encoded in one region of Deinococcus betulae:
- a CDS encoding AAA family ATPase codes for MTPSPGPIWVLSGSPGAGKTSVSRALLARFPLGLHLPIDDLRELVVSGLAHPSLDHPPEAVRQFALARTAAAHHARLYAEAGFTVAVDDVLWPADLAPMSAHWAGLDVRPVRLLTTLEVAHHRNRTRTNKTYDTSRLAPLIDGLYPQMPPELYAEAGWAVVDSSHLTLDDTVDALLALEWPQ; via the coding sequence ATGACCCCTTCTCCTGGCCCCATCTGGGTGCTCAGCGGCAGCCCTGGTGCGGGCAAGACCAGCGTGTCGCGGGCGCTGCTGGCCCGCTTTCCGCTCGGCCTGCACCTGCCTATTGATGACCTGCGCGAACTGGTGGTGTCGGGCCTGGCCCACCCCAGCCTAGACCACCCCCCCGAGGCGGTACGGCAGTTTGCCCTGGCCCGCACGGCCGCCGCCCATCACGCCCGCCTGTACGCCGAGGCCGGGTTCACGGTGGCGGTCGACGACGTGCTGTGGCCCGCCGACCTGGCCCCCATGAGCGCCCACTGGGCTGGGCTGGATGTACGCCCGGTGCGGCTGTTGACCACCCTGGAGGTCGCCCACCACCGCAACCGAACGCGCACGAACAAGACCTACGACACCAGTCGCCTCGCACCTCTCATTGACGGCCTGTACCCGCAAATGCCGCCCGAACTGTATGCCGAAGCAGGCTGGGCCGTGGTGGACAGCAGCCACCTGACGCTGGACGACACCGTGGACGCCCTGCTGGCCCTGGAGTGGCCGCAGTGA
- a CDS encoding NAD(P)-binding protein, which produces MSRPEYIYLPGSVNMHAPLALKQADMRGFFVKGDLTRLQATVDAGLNRAAQGCATFRVLSPYVMLTFTRVGHANSTHPSDEAKGWITETDIITWIPVGQLDARGRLQHLYFYPAHIWVDDTMALINGRELYGYPKYDCQYEMPAAGQAGDFHLSVKGFEPFAPDTQIAWHPLLDVTPDSGLLHGRGHPVESLAELVTGAYAELRHLPDFLVPDLAGWEDLLSLLTNPRTDQLFLKQFPDGAGDRAVYQAVVAAPAVVEKVHGGRLVGGRATCTLHEVASFPLAQTLGWAPGAQDAHLPFELQFDFTVTEAQEVAPPARTPPEKIVILGGGVGAISAAYHLTQEPGWQEKYDITLYQMGWRLGGKGASGRNAAAGQRIEEHGLHLWFGFYENAFRMIQGVYGELNRPPAAPLATWQDAFKPHDYIVLSEHIGETWRPWPLMFPHKASTPGDGDAHPTLWEAAETLLGHVKGWLAEVCHTHLPAPVPVPKTETGEHPGWLRHLASTICADVEYLATSALHTLEGACQWLAALPAHLREDENGGGLLARTLEGLREWLNHMLCDLLDRDDKLRRLYICLDLGVTTLLGLLRDGVLTGGFDVINDIDLRDWLLKHGANERYSVNSAVIRGFYDLIFAYDGGDYDRPNAEAGTLLRAMMKIGLAYKGSIMYKMQAGMGDTIFSPAYQVLKARGVKFRFFHKVEELTPDGGEVGTIRLTQQATPTSGADHYDPFVYVKGLACWPSTPNLDQLLPEEAELLRQSGANLESHWSDWPEVYAQATGQPLPELTLRRGVDFDRVILGLSVASVPLVAPDLVAGSEALRNTTTFVKSIPTQAYQLWFRDDLAQLGWTAQPDGQEPVLSGFTEPYDTWAPMDQLLRREDWPDTPGAPRNVSYFCSVFPDEGLPPSSETAFPGRCADQAKAGALHQVTQQLTALLPAVGPAGEFNWALLSAPDAAQGEARFDAQYWRANVDPSERYVMSVVGSTQHRLRADESGYHNLILTGDWLKTGLNAGCVEAAVMAGMQAAQAVTGVRAPIPGERDA; this is translated from the coding sequence ATGTCCAGACCCGAATACATTTACCTGCCTGGTTCCGTCAATATGCACGCGCCGCTGGCCCTCAAACAGGCCGACATGCGCGGCTTTTTTGTCAAGGGCGACCTGACGCGGCTTCAGGCCACCGTGGACGCGGGCCTGAACCGCGCTGCACAGGGCTGCGCCACCTTCCGGGTGCTGTCGCCCTACGTCATGCTGACCTTTACGCGGGTGGGCCACGCCAATTCCACGCACCCCAGCGACGAGGCCAAGGGCTGGATTACCGAGACCGACATCATCACCTGGATTCCGGTAGGGCAACTGGACGCACGGGGCCGCTTGCAGCACCTGTATTTCTACCCGGCGCACATCTGGGTGGACGACACGATGGCCCTGATCAACGGCCGCGAACTGTACGGCTACCCCAAATACGACTGCCAGTACGAGATGCCCGCCGCAGGGCAGGCCGGCGACTTTCACCTGAGCGTCAAGGGCTTCGAGCCATTTGCCCCGGACACGCAGATTGCCTGGCACCCACTGCTGGATGTGACCCCAGATTCAGGGCTGCTCCACGGGCGCGGGCATCCGGTTGAGTCGTTGGCCGAACTGGTCACGGGCGCCTACGCCGAACTGCGTCACCTGCCTGACTTTCTGGTGCCGGACCTGGCCGGCTGGGAGGACTTGCTCTCGCTGCTGACCAACCCCCGCACCGACCAGCTGTTTCTCAAGCAGTTTCCAGATGGCGCCGGCGACAGGGCCGTGTATCAGGCCGTGGTGGCGGCGCCTGCCGTGGTGGAGAAGGTGCATGGGGGGCGCCTGGTGGGGGGCCGCGCCACCTGCACCCTGCACGAGGTCGCCAGTTTTCCGCTGGCGCAGACGCTGGGCTGGGCGCCCGGCGCGCAGGACGCCCACCTGCCCTTCGAGCTGCAATTTGACTTCACGGTGACAGAGGCGCAGGAGGTGGCCCCGCCGGCCCGCACGCCCCCAGAGAAGATCGTGATTCTGGGCGGCGGCGTGGGCGCCATCAGCGCGGCGTACCACCTGACCCAGGAGCCCGGCTGGCAGGAGAAATACGACATCACCCTGTACCAGATGGGCTGGCGCCTGGGAGGCAAGGGGGCCAGCGGACGCAATGCCGCCGCTGGGCAGCGCATCGAGGAACACGGCCTGCACCTCTGGTTTGGCTTCTACGAGAACGCCTTTCGCATGATTCAGGGGGTCTACGGCGAGCTGAACCGGCCCCCCGCCGCGCCGCTGGCGACCTGGCAGGACGCCTTCAAGCCTCATGACTACATCGTCCTGAGTGAACATATCGGTGAGACCTGGCGCCCCTGGCCGCTGATGTTCCCGCACAAGGCCAGCACGCCCGGCGACGGGGATGCCCACCCGACCCTCTGGGAAGCCGCCGAGACCCTGCTGGGCCACGTCAAAGGCTGGCTGGCTGAGGTCTGCCACACCCACCTGCCTGCCCCGGTGCCGGTGCCCAAAACCGAGACTGGTGAGCATCCCGGCTGGCTGCGTCACCTGGCGAGCACCATCTGCGCGGACGTGGAATATCTGGCGACCAGCGCCCTGCACACGCTGGAAGGGGCCTGTCAGTGGCTCGCGGCGCTGCCCGCACACCTGCGCGAGGATGAGAACGGCGGCGGGCTGCTGGCCCGCACCCTGGAAGGCCTGCGCGAGTGGCTGAACCACATGCTCTGCGACCTGCTGGACCGCGACGACAAGCTGCGCCGCCTGTATATCTGCCTGGATCTGGGCGTGACCACCCTGCTGGGCCTCCTGCGCGACGGGGTGCTGACCGGCGGCTTTGACGTGATCAACGACATTGACCTGCGCGACTGGCTGCTCAAGCACGGGGCCAACGAGCGCTACAGCGTGAACAGCGCGGTTATTCGTGGCTTTTACGATCTGATTTTTGCCTACGACGGCGGCGACTATGACCGCCCCAACGCCGAAGCCGGCACGCTGCTGCGCGCCATGATGAAAATTGGGCTGGCCTACAAGGGCAGCATCATGTACAAGATGCAGGCCGGGATGGGCGACACCATCTTCTCGCCGGCCTATCAGGTCCTGAAAGCCCGTGGGGTGAAGTTCCGGTTCTTCCATAAGGTCGAAGAACTGACGCCCGACGGGGGCGAGGTGGGCACCATCCGCCTGACCCAGCAGGCCACGCCGACCAGCGGGGCCGACCACTACGACCCCTTTGTGTACGTCAAGGGGCTGGCCTGCTGGCCCAGCACGCCGAACCTTGACCAGCTGCTGCCTGAGGAAGCCGAGCTGCTGCGCCAGAGCGGCGCGAACCTGGAAAGCCACTGGAGCGACTGGCCAGAGGTCTACGCCCAGGCGACGGGCCAGCCGCTGCCCGAGCTGACCCTAAGGCGTGGCGTGGACTTTGACCGGGTTATTCTGGGCCTGTCGGTGGCCTCGGTGCCGCTGGTGGCCCCTGACCTGGTGGCGGGCAGCGAGGCGCTCAGGAACACGACCACCTTTGTCAAAAGCATTCCGACCCAGGCCTATCAGCTGTGGTTCAGAGACGACCTGGCACAGCTGGGCTGGACCGCGCAGCCTGATGGGCAGGAGCCGGTGCTCAGCGGCTTTACCGAGCCGTACGACACCTGGGCGCCGATGGACCAACTGCTGCGGCGTGAAGACTGGCCAGACACCCCAGGCGCGCCGCGCAACGTGTCGTATTTCTGCTCGGTCTTTCCTGATGAGGGTCTGCCGCCCAGCAGCGAGACCGCTTTCCCAGGCCGCTGCGCGGACCAGGCCAAAGCTGGGGCACTGCATCAGGTGACCCAGCAGCTGACGGCCCTGCTCCCCGCAGTTGGCCCGGCGGGCGAGTTCAACTGGGCCCTCCTGAGTGCCCCCGACGCGGCGCAGGGCGAGGCGCGATTTGACGCCCAGTATTGGCGTGCGAACGTGGATCCCTCTGAGCGCTATGTCATGAGCGTGGTGGGCAGCACGCAGCACCGCCTCAGGGCCGATGAATCGGGCTACCACAACCTCATCCTGACCGGCGACTGGCTGAAAACAGGGCTGAACGCGGGCTGTGTGGAGGCGGCGGTGATGGCCGGGATGCAGGCCGCTCAGGCGGTTACGGGCGTGAGGGCGCCCATTCCGGGCGAGCGCGACGCATAG
- a CDS encoding GGDEF domain-containing protein: MNHPILNRLVWPLAALLLALWGLLTGAGVHAQTPETRLTVRSGLYHAADQAFPASGPEVSGWAATLTATPRVRFTGDESWLVMELTNRSANADWVFSPHGSLIERVDARLYREGQPPQTFQTGYQAEHAYMLHYGVDITVPPGERAWLVARLSSPFYASQPEFSVPSRADYRRTVSFENFLILMALGALVTLSFYNLFIYAGTHNRSFLFYAAYMLTYCAGWAFTFHLPADVFGLRNLRLHYLWFFLLPVLNTLFYLHFLQLESRVPLLARLSRWVVWLALALLPTSFFLLAYAHVLATAVISLWLVLALVSGVVSWRQGFAPARFFVLGLLALLIPAAVILPGNVGLSPDVPFNSELFTLLGGTLDGLLLAFALADMIRLLSRQNQASIVQLQRALHLARTDNLTGLHNRYAFEQVFNAEDSARLLIVMDLDGLKGVNDQQGHTSGDELLRTFSQHLRDLEREGVTAYRLGGDEFALLAPLEAEAELTGRLQDIERAMQTNHPSSGVSFGVAHTSAAPKVSTFDEADQRMYHHKQAKKRNVRASLLT, translated from the coding sequence ATGAATCACCCTATCCTGAACCGTCTGGTCTGGCCGCTGGCCGCCCTGCTGCTGGCTCTATGGGGCCTGCTGACCGGGGCAGGCGTTCACGCGCAGACCCCCGAGACCCGCCTGACGGTGCGCTCTGGGCTCTACCACGCGGCTGACCAGGCCTTCCCGGCTTCCGGCCCCGAGGTCTCCGGCTGGGCCGCCACCCTGACGGCCACCCCGCGCGTCAGGTTCACTGGCGACGAGTCGTGGCTGGTCATGGAGCTGACCAACCGCAGCGCCAACGCCGACTGGGTGTTTAGTCCTCACGGCAGCCTGATCGAGCGGGTGGACGCCCGGCTGTACCGCGAGGGCCAGCCTCCACAGACCTTTCAGACCGGCTATCAGGCCGAACACGCCTACATGCTGCACTACGGCGTGGACATTACAGTGCCGCCCGGTGAACGCGCGTGGCTGGTGGCACGGCTCAGCAGCCCTTTCTATGCCTCGCAGCCCGAGTTCTCGGTGCCCAGCCGGGCCGACTACCGCCGCACGGTGTCGTTTGAAAACTTCCTGATTCTGATGGCGTTGGGCGCGCTGGTCACGCTGTCGTTTTACAACCTGTTTATCTACGCGGGCACGCACAACCGCTCGTTTCTGTTCTACGCGGCCTACATGCTGACCTACTGCGCCGGCTGGGCCTTTACCTTTCACCTGCCCGCTGACGTATTTGGGCTGCGCAACCTGCGGCTGCATTACCTGTGGTTTTTCCTGCTGCCGGTCCTGAACACGCTGTTTTACCTGCATTTTTTGCAGCTGGAGAGCAGGGTGCCGCTGCTGGCCCGCCTGAGCCGGTGGGTGGTCTGGCTGGCGCTGGCGCTGCTGCCCACCTCATTTTTCCTGCTGGCCTACGCGCACGTGCTGGCCACCGCCGTGATCTCTTTGTGGCTGGTGCTGGCGCTGGTGTCGGGGGTGGTCAGCTGGCGCCAGGGCTTTGCCCCCGCCCGCTTCTTCGTGCTGGGCCTGCTGGCCCTGCTGATCCCGGCGGCCGTGATCCTGCCGGGCAACGTGGGCCTGTCCCCCGACGTGCCTTTTAACTCGGAACTGTTCACGCTGCTGGGCGGCACGCTGGACGGCCTGCTGCTGGCCTTTGCCCTGGCCGACATGATCCGGCTGCTCAGCCGCCAGAACCAGGCGTCCATTGTTCAGTTGCAGCGTGCCCTGCACCTGGCCCGCACCGACAACCTGACAGGCCTGCACAACCGCTACGCCTTCGAGCAGGTCTTTAATGCCGAGGACAGCGCGCGCCTGCTCATCGTGATGGACCTGGACGGTCTGAAAGGCGTCAACGATCAGCAGGGGCACACCAGTGGCGACGAACTGCTGCGCACCTTCTCGCAGCACCTCCGGGACCTGGAGCGTGAGGGCGTAACCGCCTACCGCCTGGGCGGCGACGAATTTGCCCTCCTGGCCCCGCTGGAAGCCGAGGCCGAATTGACCGGTCGCCTGCAGGACATCGAGCGTGCCATGCAGACCAACCACCCGTCGTCGGGGGTCAGCTTCGGGGTGGCGCACACCAGCGCCGCACCAAAAGTCAGCACCTTTGACGAGGCCGACCAGCGGATGTATCACCACAAGCAGGCAAAAAAAAGAAATGTGCGCGCCTCCTTGCTGACGTGA